CAGATCATGCAGAAATTCAACGTCAGCAACCGACTGTCGGTGGTTATCGAGGCGCAGAAAACCGGCATTTCGCGCAGTGCTTAATTGGGTTCCCCGTAACGTTGTGTAACGGAAAGGTAGTGTCTGCGCGCTGAGTGGCGGCAGACCTGCTTTTCCGTGATTTTCTGCATAAAAGGTTTTCAACTCACCTGACCTGCGCCGTGATTGCAGTGCCACGACTTGCACGCCCCACGTCTCGTTGGCTGCCAGGTGCCGGGTGCCTGACGGCTTAATGTTTTGCAAGTGGTCACGTTAATCCATGAAACAAGCGATGTGACCAGCACCCGCAATAGCAGTTTCGCAAGGAGACACTAACACTACGACTGCGCGCGTCACTCTGTCAGTCGCGGAAACGTTTGGTGCATCATCCAATCTATGCGGGGTCACTGTCAGCAGTCCTGCGACCGCCGAGCCTGCCCCCTTTGCACCGCGCATCTCTACCTACGCGCTGCGATCATCCTGCTATGGCGGCACGGTAGAGGTCTGCGGCATCGTTGTCCGACAGATCGGCATCGTCGAGCATCAACACCGCCCCCGCCGGAATGTCGCGCGTCACGCGCACCCCATGGGCCAGACCGATGGGCAACGCCGCGCCCGCCCGGCTAAGCGGCAGCGCCTTGCCCCAGACGGTATAGCCACCCTCGCCATCCAGCACCTCGCCCGCCTTGAGCGCGCGCTTGGCAACCGAAGCCACGGTGCCGCGCATTTCGCGCGCTTGACCCGTTGGCTCATGGCGCAGGGCCGCACTCAGGACCGAGATCGACAATTCCAACCCGATCAAATGAAAGGGTTTATACATCGACGCAAAGCGCCCAGTGGAATCCGTGGGCAGGCCGTATTGCTTGAAACAGGCCGCAGCATAGTCATTGGGGGCCTCAAGCACCACATAGACGCCCCAGCGCAGATCACGGAACACAGGCCGCCCGTCGCGCTCAAGTGACGACACGGTTTCGACCATGCCGCGCCGGTCCAGTTGCCCACCCACCGCACGCGGGCGCAGCACATGCGCCAAATCGTCCACGCCGCATGGGGGAAAGCTGAGGCCGTTGTCGGGGACATCGAGACCGCAGGCATTGGCAATCGCCACCATTTCGATGGCGCTTTTGGTGCCATCGAGAAACGAGTTGAACATCTGCGGATTCATGCCCGCCGCTGCCGCCTCTTGTACGGTCAGGCCATAATGCGACCACACGTCATCGGGGGTCACGGCGTGATAGGCGGGCAGGTATTTGGTGCCCTTTCCCGCCGCTGTAACGTGAAATCCAGTGGCGCGCGCCCAATCGACCATGTCAGACACGAGCGCGGGTTGATCGCCATAGGCCATGGAATAGACCACACCCGCAGCGCGCGCCTCGGCGGCAAGCGTGGGGCCTGCCAGCACGTCGGCCTCGACATTCACCATCACCACATGCTTGCCGCCTGCAATGGCAGCGCGCGCATGAATAATCCCGGCGCGCGGGTTACCGGTGGCCTCAATCATCACATCGACATCGTCCCGGGCGGCAAGTGCTGCGCCGTCGTCAATATAGGCGGTGTTGGCGATGCGGGCCTCGTCCCAACCGACTGCGGCGCAGGCTGATTTGGCGCGGTCAGGGTCAAGATCCGCAATCGCCGTCACCTCAAGCCCCGCGATGGTCGGCACTTGGCTAAGGAACATCGAGCCGAACTTGCCCGCGCCGATAAGCCCCACCCGCACGGGATGCCCCCGTTCTGCCGCCTCAGAGGCCAGTCGCGCAAGGTTCATGTCTTGTCTCCGCTTTCATCCCAAGGGTCGCCGCATCGCGGCTGCGACCGGGGTCATTTTCCGAACTTCACTTGATCATATCGGGCAGACCCCCGACAAGCGGATTTGAAAGTGGCCTGTCCGCTATTTGATTTCGCAGACCTTTGCATGAATGCGACGGCCCGTCACGGCACAGCAGTGACGCCTGGAATATCGACGGTGCCAAAGACGCGCCCGGAGGGTCTGCCTGTTGGCGAGCCGCCCGGTGGTTCTTCGGAAATGCCCAAAGTCAGCGTTCCGCGTACCGCCGCAATCTCGGGCGGAAGCGCCAGTGCGATGCTCTCGCCATCCGGCCAAAGGCCCACGGATTGTGCCGGCTCTCCCGGACCATGCGCCCAAACCTGCAGGATGCGTCCCGAAGGTGCGGCCCCTGCGGTGCGTGTCAGAACGACCTCATCCCGTACCTTGTCTACCAATGCGATGACCCGGAAATCGCCCGCGTCCGTGGCGATTTCCGCCGCGTAGAGTGGGCCACCGGTGGGCTGTGTCTGCGGCCCCAAATCGAGCACCGCGAGCGCAACGGCAGCCGCGATAGCCCCGCCGCTCAGCACCTGCCAAAACCCAAGACGCTGCCAGAGCGATACGCGCGCAGGCTCGGGGAAGAGCCGCTGCAAAAGCGCGCCCCGCGCCCTTGCGGGCGGCGCAACCGGATCGAGATCGGCCAATGGTGCAAGCTGCCTCTCCCAGTCCAGCACCCGTGCGGCAAAGACGGGGTCAGTGGCGATGCGCATGCGCGCCGCCTCTTGTGCCTCGTCCGCGAGCAGGCCAATCGCATATTCTGCCGCCAGCATGTCATCATCATCCATGGGATCGGTCATCGGGTCATACACTCCCGCAGGGCCGCGAGCCCGCGTCTGAGCCAGGTGCGCATGGTGTTCAGGGGAATATCCGCACGCGCGGCTAATTCGGCATAGCTGAGACCGTCCAGATAAGCGCCGGTGATGGCCTGCCGCCGCTCTTGTTCCAGCTCTTCAAGGCATCGTTGAATACGTCCCGCTTCTGAGCGCGCGAGAGCCACCTGTTCGGGATTGCCCCCCGGTGCGGCGATCCCCTCGTGATACTCTTCAATATCACGGTGCTGCCGCCGCGCCCTGAGCCGGTCAATTGCGGTGTTACGCGCAATCGTGATGAGCCACGTCATCGGCGAATGCCCGGTGACACGGTAACGCCCGGCATGGGCCCATATCTTGACGTAAGCGTCCTGCATCGCGTCCTCGGCGGCATGATCCTGACCCAAGACACGGGCGCAGACCGCATAAAGTTTCGCACTCGTGGCATCATAAAGCGCCGCAAAGGCAACACGATCCCCGAGTGCACACCGGGAAATCATGTGCTCGAGATCCTCGGCTGTGTTCCCCGCACCCGTGGAAGAGCGGGGATCAGCACCGCTTGTCGCGGACCCTAGGGGCGTAGTCTTGGGATTCGTGGCGATCGTTCTGACCCAATCTCAAAAAATTTTCCACGCCCTGAAACTTCTGTTCCTGTCGAGTCGTGGCTTTCGCAAGTTGGTCCGCATTGGGCGGCCCAATGCAAGCAGAAAGGACCTAATTCATGTCGTTCAAGACCACTTTTGCCCTGACCGCCGTCGCATTCTCGCTTGGCTCTGCCGCGCAGGCCGATGACCATGCGGGTCTGCGAGGCTACGCGCTGGCTCAGGATGGCGGCACGCTTGTCACAATGGCGGACCTTGCCCAGCCCGGCACGGTCGAGACCTACGCGCTTGAAATGCCGCTGCGTGCGATTGCGTATCGCCCGGTGACCGGCCAGCTTCTGGGCTATGCGGATGGGGCGATTTACGAGGTCGATCCGGCGTCGGGGAAACTCACGGATCTGGGGGCAACCTTTATGGCGGATGCGGTGATCGCTGAGGGTGCCGTGGCATTTGATTTCAACAATCAGATCGACGCGGTGCGCGCGGTTGGGGCCGATGGTTCCAATCTGGTCTACTTTCCGCAAGGCTTTGGCGATAACGACGAGCGCGCCAACTCTGTTCGCCGCTTCACCGATGCATTCTACGTCGCGGGCGATATGTCTGCGGGGTCTGACCCCGTGATCTTTGCAAATGCCTATACCAATGCAATTGCGGGCACCAAGGCCGGGTCGACAGCACAATACGCGCTGGACGCAGGCGCGAATGCGCTGGTCACATTGGCGAACAATGCCGGTGAACTGGCAAGCGTTGGAAATCTGAGCATCGAGGGTGCAACCGTCGACGTGTCTGATTGGGGCGGCTTTGACATCGTGTCGCCTGAAGAGGGCAAGGACATGGCCTATGCTATCCTGCAAATCGAGGGTGCAGAGACGGCCGGGCTTTATGCCGTCGATCTGGGCACTGGCGCGCTCACCGAAATGGCCGACCTTGGCATGGGTGGCTTTACCGGATTTGCGGTCGCGCAGGCGCAATAGCCCCGGCATACGCCGCCTAGGGCGCGTATCTTGATGTATAAAACCCCCGGTCATCGACCGGGGGCTTTGTGCGGCTGCGTCACCGTGTTCGCGGCACCCTGTTCTTGGCAGTGCAGTGTGGATGCGATTATCGTGAAGGTCTTGTGCGGCATCCTTGATGCTCTGCGCGTGTCGCGCCTTTGCAGATCTAAGCTCAAGTATCTGATATAAATTCAGTTGTGTTTCGGCCTGCCAATCTCAACTAACGTCATAACAGACGCGCCAAGTCGCTCTTAGGTAGCACTGGTTATGTGCGGCGTTTCGCTGTCCGTAGTCTCTGTCGGGAGCACAATAGACGCTTGGAACCCGGATGCCGCCCCCGGACGCGGCGACTCCAGACAAAGCGGGCTTCCGATCCGGTTTGCGATGGCGGCAACGATGGCAAGGCCCAGCCCACTGCCATCCGCGCTTGCATGCGCCCGCTCAAACCGTGCTGTCAGGCGGTTGAGCGTCTCGCGCGGCAAAACTGGCCCCTCGTTGGCCACCACCAGCCGTCCGACTGCTGTCAGGGTCACATCGACCGGGCCGCTTGCCGCCCCGTGGCGGAGCGCATTTTCCACAAGGTTACGGCAAAGGATCGCGAAGGCATCCGGGTCGATATCCGACAGAACGGCAGTGTCTGGCAAGGTGAGCGTGATGCGCCCCGGTGTGGCCATGCGCCCCAGATCGTCTACCACCAGACGCGCGACCTCTCTCAGATCGGTGCGATGGTCCATGCGGAGCTGCCCGCCTTCGGCGCGCGCAAGCTGCATGAGGCGTTCGGAAAACCGCGTCAGGCGCTTGAGCGTCGTCTCAATCTCTGTGGCGCGCGCCTCTGTGGCGGGGTCTGATGTTTCGGCCCTTAGACGTTGCGCCTGCGCGATGGCCCCGGCGAGAGGCGTCCGTAGCTCATGCGCGGCGTTCGCCGCAAAGCTGCGTTCGGCCTCGAACGCGTCGCGCAATCTAGAGAGCAAGCCGTTCAAGGTTGCCGCCAGCGGGGCGATTTCATGCGGCAGGTCGTCGGCTGGAACCTCTGAGAGATCCC
The nucleotide sequence above comes from Roseovarius mucosus. Encoded proteins:
- a CDS encoding DUF4394 domain-containing protein; this translates as MSFKTTFALTAVAFSLGSAAQADDHAGLRGYALAQDGGTLVTMADLAQPGTVETYALEMPLRAIAYRPVTGQLLGYADGAIYEVDPASGKLTDLGATFMADAVIAEGAVAFDFNNQIDAVRAVGADGSNLVYFPQGFGDNDERANSVRRFTDAFYVAGDMSAGSDPVIFANAYTNAIAGTKAGSTAQYALDAGANALVTLANNAGELASVGNLSIEGATVDVSDWGGFDIVSPEEGKDMAYAILQIEGAETAGLYAVDLGTGALTEMADLGMGGFTGFAVAQAQ
- a CDS encoding sensor histidine kinase, producing MRWPASLQARLGLTLGLVLTILWLAAASVTALIVRGEMDEVFDSALRETAERILPLAVTDIIGREDQGVTQRLAPIRAHDEFFTYLVRDDGGRVLLQSHAADAAMFPPWTGAGFHETASHRFYSDAALQDTIRITVAEPLEHRASVAREIQMGLGLPLLVVVPIALSAIILAVRFSLAPLRRFRSKLDARGARDLSEVPADDLPHEIAPLAATLNGLLSRLRDAFEAERSFAANAAHELRTPLAGAIAQAQRLRAETSDPATEARATEIETTLKRLTRFSERLMQLARAEGGQLRMDHRTDLREVARLVVDDLGRMATPGRITLTLPDTAVLSDIDPDAFAILCRNLVENALRHGAASGPVDVTLTAVGRLVVANEGPVLPRETLNRLTARFERAHASADGSGLGLAIVAAIANRIGSPLCLESPRPGAASGFQASIVLPTETTDSETPHITSAT
- a CDS encoding sigma-70 family RNA polymerase sigma factor, translated to MISRCALGDRVAFAALYDATSAKLYAVCARVLGQDHAAEDAMQDAYVKIWAHAGRYRVTGHSPMTWLITIARNTAIDRLRARRQHRDIEEYHEGIAAPGGNPEQVALARSEAGRIQRCLEELEQERRQAITGAYLDGLSYAELAARADIPLNTMRTWLRRGLAALRECMTR
- a CDS encoding NAD(P)H-dependent oxidoreductase, which gives rise to MNLARLASEAAERGHPVRVGLIGAGKFGSMFLSQVPTIAGLEVTAIADLDPDRAKSACAAVGWDEARIANTAYIDDGAALAARDDVDVMIEATGNPRAGIIHARAAIAGGKHVVMVNVEADVLAGPTLAAEARAAGVVYSMAYGDQPALVSDMVDWARATGFHVTAAGKGTKYLPAYHAVTPDDVWSHYGLTVQEAAAAGMNPQMFNSFLDGTKSAIEMVAIANACGLDVPDNGLSFPPCGVDDLAHVLRPRAVGGQLDRRGMVETVSSLERDGRPVFRDLRWGVYVVLEAPNDYAAACFKQYGLPTDSTGRFASMYKPFHLIGLELSISVLSAALRHEPTGQAREMRGTVASVAKRALKAGEVLDGEGGYTVWGKALPLSRAGAALPIGLAHGVRVTRDIPAGAVLMLDDADLSDNDAADLYRAAIAG
- a CDS encoding anti-sigma factor, with amino-acid sequence MTDPMDDDDMLAAEYAIGLLADEAQEAARMRIATDPVFAARVLDWERQLAPLADLDPVAPPARARGALLQRLFPEPARVSLWQRLGFWQVLSGGAIAAAVALAVLDLGPQTQPTGGPLYAAEIATDAGDFRVIALVDKVRDEVVLTRTAGAAPSGRILQVWAHGPGEPAQSVGLWPDGESIALALPPEIAAVRGTLTLGISEEPPGGSPTGRPSGRVFGTVDIPGVTAVP